The following proteins come from a genomic window of Streptomyces sp. GS7:
- the alc gene encoding allantoicase — MTTGDIPRYTGDADPYGGGDPYADYRTPGPDGFPFTHLPDLADRRLGAGVLAANDEFFAERENLLTPGAAHFDPEAFGHKGKIMDGWETRRRRGTDGAHPFPAEEDRDWALIRLGAPGVIHGIVVDTAHFRGNYPQSVSIEGTCVDGSPSAAELLADDVKWTPLVPRTAIGGHAANGFAVDAAQRFTHLRLNQHPDGGIARLRVHGEVVPAPRWLAALGTFDLAALENGGQVEDASDRFYSSPTNTIQPGRSRKMDDGWETRRRRSHGNDWVRYRLTGQSVIRAVEIDTGYLKGNAAGWAGLSGRDGESGDWVELLPRTRLQPDTVHRFLLHDAPAVTHVRMDIFPDGGIARLRLHGSLTPEGAARLEARHRELGG; from the coding sequence ATGACCACCGGCGACATACCCCGCTACACCGGCGACGCCGACCCCTACGGAGGCGGCGACCCGTACGCCGACTACCGCACCCCGGGCCCGGACGGCTTCCCCTTCACCCACCTCCCCGACCTCGCCGACCGGCGGCTCGGCGCGGGCGTGCTCGCCGCCAACGACGAGTTCTTCGCCGAACGGGAGAACCTCCTGACGCCCGGGGCCGCCCACTTCGACCCCGAGGCGTTCGGCCACAAGGGCAAGATCATGGACGGCTGGGAGACCCGGCGGCGCCGCGGCACCGACGGGGCCCACCCGTTCCCGGCCGAGGAGGACCGCGACTGGGCGCTGATCCGGCTCGGTGCACCCGGCGTGATCCACGGCATCGTCGTCGACACCGCCCACTTCCGCGGCAACTATCCGCAGTCCGTCAGCATCGAGGGCACCTGCGTCGACGGCTCCCCGTCGGCGGCCGAACTCCTCGCCGACGACGTCAAGTGGACCCCGCTCGTCCCGCGCACCGCCATCGGCGGGCACGCGGCCAACGGCTTCGCCGTCGACGCCGCACAGCGTTTCACCCACCTCCGGCTCAACCAGCACCCCGACGGCGGGATCGCCCGCCTCCGGGTGCACGGCGAGGTCGTCCCGGCGCCCCGCTGGCTGGCCGCGCTGGGCACCTTCGACCTCGCCGCGCTGGAGAACGGCGGCCAGGTCGAGGACGCCTCGGACCGCTTCTACTCCTCGCCCACCAACACCATCCAGCCGGGCCGCTCCCGCAAGATGGACGACGGCTGGGAGACCCGGCGCCGCCGCAGCCATGGCAACGACTGGGTCCGCTACCGCCTCACCGGGCAGTCCGTGATCCGCGCCGTGGAGATCGACACCGGCTACCTCAAGGGCAACGCGGCCGGCTGGGCGGGCCTGTCGGGCCGCGACGGGGAGAGCGGCGACTGGGTGGAACTGCTGCCGCGCACCCGGCTCCAGCCCGACACCGTCCACCGCTTCCTGCTGCACGACGCGCCCGCGGTGACCCACGTACGGATGGACATCTTCCCCGACGGCGGGATCGCGCGGCTCCGGTTGCACGGCTCCCTCACGCCCGAGGGGGCCGCACGGCTGGAGGCCCGGCACCGCGAACTGGGCGGCTGA
- the allB gene encoding allantoinase AllB: MSETVLVLRSTRVVTPEGTRAATVTVRDGKIAAVLPHDAEAPAGARVEDFGDDVLLPGLVDTHVHVNDPGRTEWEGFWTATRAAAAGGITTLVDMPLNSLPPTTTTAHLDTKREVARSKAHIDVGFWGGAIPGNVKDLRPLHEAGVFGFKCFLSPSGVEEFPEVDQEQLAAALGEIAGFGGLLIVHAEDPGHLEAAPEAHGPKYADFLASRPRVSENDAIAGLIALAKRLDARVHVLHLSSADALPLIAAAKAEGVRITVESCPHFLTLTAEEIPDGATEFKCCPPIREAGNQDALWAGLADGTIDCIVSDHSPSTADLKSGDFGTAWGGISSLQLGLPAIWTAARERGHTLEDVVRWMSAAPAELVGLHQKGAIEPGRDADFAVLAPDETFTVDPQALQHRNKITAYAGRTLHGVVRSTWLRGRRINDGTTLAEPTGELLERPRA; encoded by the coding sequence GTGTCCGAAACAGTGCTGGTGCTGCGTTCCACGCGCGTCGTCACCCCCGAGGGGACCCGCGCCGCGACGGTCACCGTCAGGGACGGGAAGATCGCGGCCGTCCTGCCGCACGACGCCGAGGCCCCGGCCGGGGCGCGGGTCGAGGACTTCGGTGACGACGTCCTGCTGCCCGGCCTCGTGGACACCCACGTACACGTCAACGACCCCGGCCGCACCGAGTGGGAGGGCTTCTGGACCGCCACCCGCGCCGCCGCGGCCGGCGGCATCACCACGCTCGTGGACATGCCGCTCAACAGCCTCCCGCCGACCACCACCACCGCCCACCTCGACACCAAGCGCGAGGTCGCCCGCAGCAAGGCGCACATCGACGTCGGCTTCTGGGGCGGCGCCATCCCCGGCAACGTCAAGGACCTGCGCCCGCTGCACGAGGCCGGGGTGTTCGGCTTCAAGTGCTTCCTGTCGCCGTCCGGCGTCGAGGAGTTCCCCGAGGTCGACCAGGAGCAGCTGGCCGCCGCGCTCGGCGAGATCGCCGGCTTCGGCGGACTGCTGATCGTGCACGCCGAGGACCCCGGCCACCTGGAGGCGGCCCCCGAGGCGCACGGCCCCAAGTACGCCGACTTCCTCGCCTCCCGCCCCCGGGTCTCCGAGAACGACGCCATCGCCGGGCTGATCGCCCTCGCCAAGCGCCTGGACGCCCGGGTGCACGTCCTGCACCTGTCCTCCGCCGACGCCCTGCCGCTGATCGCCGCCGCCAAGGCCGAGGGCGTCCGGATCACCGTCGAGTCCTGCCCGCACTTCCTGACCCTGACCGCCGAGGAAATCCCGGACGGCGCCACGGAGTTCAAGTGCTGCCCGCCGATCCGCGAGGCCGGCAACCAGGACGCGCTGTGGGCAGGCCTGGCCGACGGCACCATCGACTGCATCGTCTCCGACCACTCGCCCTCCACCGCCGACCTCAAGTCCGGTGACTTCGGCACCGCCTGGGGCGGCATCTCCTCCCTCCAGCTCGGCCTGCCCGCCATCTGGACCGCCGCCCGCGAGCGCGGCCACACCCTGGAGGACGTGGTCCGCTGGATGTCGGCCGCCCCGGCGGAACTGGTCGGCCTCCACCAGAAGGGCGCCATCGAGCCCGGCCGGGACGCCGACTTCGCGGTCCTGGCCCCCGACGAGACCTTCACCGTCGACCCGCAGGCCCTCCAGCACCGCAACAAGATCACCGCCTACGCGGGCCGGACCCTCCACGGCGTCGTCCGGTCCACCTGGCTGCGCGGCCGGCGGATCAACGACGGCACCACCCTCGCCGAACCCACCGGCGAGCTCCTGGAAAGGCCGCGCGCATGA
- a CDS encoding NCS1 family nucleobase:cation symporter-1 has protein sequence MSTPPQHRPAPPDPRLFNEDLAPAPERTWGTYSVFALWMSDTHAISNYAFAASLFVLGLPAWEVFLALLAGITIVYWLMNRMGHAGHRTGVPYPVLARASWGVYGANIPALLRAVMAVAWYGIQTWLASTAVVLLTLQIAPGLDAYDHNSVLGLSTLGWIAFLVMWGLQAVLLTRGMEFIRKVQDFATGPVVWLVVLALAVYLVVTAHGDISLTRSLTGLGGAAQARQSLIAVSLTVATFLTLVLNYADFARFTPDHRSYRRGNLIGLPVNFTAFAVVAVLVTAGTISVFGEAIYDPVKVIQKIDDPVVTVIGALAFIIATIGINVVANFVSPAYDFANLAPKYLDFKRGGMITAVLAILVLPWKLYSSALVIQYFLGALGAFLGPLVAILLVDYYLVRRGRIDVDALFSADAEGAYFYRRGYNPKAVIAFLPAAAVAASLALIPAFGAVAPFSWIFGMALSGLLYVLVSGRSRAAAGAGPIPQEIIPSQVRAGVEEAAEQPGRTGAGAAPVVAKGS, from the coding sequence ATGAGCACACCCCCGCAACACCGCCCGGCGCCGCCGGACCCGCGGCTCTTCAACGAGGACCTCGCGCCCGCCCCGGAACGCACATGGGGCACCTACAGCGTCTTCGCGCTGTGGATGTCGGACACCCACGCGATCAGCAACTACGCCTTCGCCGCCAGCCTCTTCGTGCTCGGCCTGCCGGCCTGGGAGGTGTTCCTCGCGCTGCTGGCCGGCATCACGATCGTGTACTGGCTGATGAACCGGATGGGTCACGCGGGGCACCGGACCGGCGTCCCCTACCCGGTGCTCGCCCGCGCCAGCTGGGGCGTCTACGGAGCCAACATCCCGGCCCTGCTGCGGGCGGTGATGGCCGTGGCCTGGTACGGCATCCAGACCTGGCTGGCGTCCACCGCCGTGGTGCTGCTGACGCTCCAGATCGCGCCCGGCCTGGACGCCTACGACCACAACTCGGTGCTGGGGCTGTCCACCCTCGGCTGGATCGCGTTCCTGGTGATGTGGGGGCTGCAGGCCGTCCTGCTGACCCGGGGCATGGAGTTCATCCGGAAGGTGCAGGACTTCGCGACCGGGCCGGTGGTCTGGCTCGTCGTCCTCGCGCTGGCGGTCTACCTGGTCGTCACGGCGCACGGCGACATCTCGCTGACCCGCAGTCTCACCGGCCTCGGCGGCGCCGCGCAGGCCCGGCAGAGCCTGATCGCGGTCAGCCTGACCGTGGCCACCTTCCTCACCCTGGTCCTCAACTACGCCGACTTCGCCCGCTTCACGCCCGACCACCGCTCCTACCGGCGGGGCAACCTGATCGGCCTGCCGGTGAACTTCACCGCCTTCGCGGTGGTCGCCGTCCTGGTCACCGCGGGCACCATCTCGGTCTTCGGTGAGGCGATCTACGACCCGGTGAAGGTGATCCAGAAGATCGACGATCCGGTGGTCACCGTGATCGGCGCGCTCGCCTTCATCATCGCCACCATTGGCATCAACGTCGTGGCCAACTTCGTCTCGCCCGCCTACGACTTCGCCAACCTCGCGCCGAAGTACCTGGACTTCAAGCGCGGCGGCATGATCACCGCGGTGCTGGCCATCCTGGTCCTGCCGTGGAAGCTGTACTCCTCGGCGCTGGTGATCCAGTACTTCCTGGGGGCGCTGGGGGCCTTCCTCGGCCCGCTGGTGGCGATCCTGCTCGTCGACTACTACCTGGTGCGGCGCGGCCGGATCGATGTCGACGCGCTGTTTTCGGCCGATGCCGAGGGGGCGTACTTCTACCGGCGGGGCTACAACCCGAAGGCCGTGATCGCCTTTCTGCCGGCCGCCGCGGTCGCGGCCTCGCTGGCGCTGATACCGGCCTTCGGCGCCGTGGCACCGTTCTCCTGGATCTTCGGGATGGCGCTCTCAGGGCTGCTCTACGTCCTGGTCTCCGGCCGCTCCCGGGCCGCGGCGGGCGCCGGCCCGATCCCGCAGGAGATCATCCCGTCGCAGGTCAGGGCCGGGGTCGAGGAGGCGGCCGAGCAGCCGGGGCGGACCGGTGCCGGGGCGGCTCCCGTGGTGGCGAAGGGGTCTTGA
- a CDS encoding aspartate/glutamate racemase family protein produces the protein MRLLVMNPNTTASMTASIRATATAVAAPGTEVLATEPLWGPESIEGHFEGYLSAAAVLDRLATLDAPFDALVMAGFGEPGREGAQELLDVPVLDITESAAQMAMMLGHAYGIVTTLDRSVPQIRDRLLTAGLLQRCAAVRGTGLGVLELEEDPRRTVEVVVETAREVVRAGAEVICLGCGGMAGLQETVSAALGVPVVDGVAAAVKFAEAVVGLGLTTSTGRSFAPPRPKAIGSWPLSSHLARGTALSQGATRHTDFSAQTSDI, from the coding sequence ATGCGCCTGCTCGTCATGAACCCGAACACCACGGCTTCCATGACCGCCTCGATCCGCGCGACCGCCACCGCGGTCGCCGCACCGGGCACCGAGGTCCTCGCCACCGAACCCCTGTGGGGTCCCGAGTCGATCGAGGGCCACTTCGAGGGGTATCTCAGCGCCGCCGCCGTCCTGGACCGGCTGGCCACCCTGGACGCGCCCTTCGACGCGCTGGTCATGGCGGGCTTCGGTGAACCGGGCCGGGAGGGCGCCCAGGAGCTGCTGGACGTCCCCGTCCTGGACATCACCGAGAGCGCCGCCCAGATGGCGATGATGCTGGGGCACGCGTACGGGATCGTCACCACCCTCGACCGCTCCGTACCGCAGATCCGGGACCGGCTGCTGACCGCCGGGCTGCTCCAGCGCTGCGCCGCCGTACGCGGCACCGGGCTCGGCGTCCTGGAGCTGGAGGAGGACCCCCGGCGGACGGTAGAGGTGGTCGTCGAGACGGCGCGTGAGGTGGTCCGGGCCGGGGCCGAGGTGATCTGCCTCGGGTGCGGCGGGATGGCCGGACTCCAGGAGACGGTCTCCGCGGCGCTCGGGGTGCCCGTCGTGGACGGGGTGGCCGCCGCGGTGAAGTTCGCGGAGGCGGTCGTCGGCCTCGGGCTCACCACCAGTACGGGGCGCAGCTTCGCGCCGCCGCGCCCGAAGGCCATCGGCTCCTGGCCGCTGAGCAGCCACCTCGCCCGTGGCACCGCGTTGTCGCAGGGCGCCACACGGCACACCGATTTTTCCGCACAGACATCAGACATCTGA
- a CDS encoding IclR family transcriptional regulator, translating into MPPSSASTSAAEAKPAGASGGVQSLERAFDLLERMADAGGEVGLSELSTSSGLPLPTIHRLMRTLVACGYVRQQPNRRYALGPRLIRLGESASRLLGTWARPFLARLVEETGETANMALLDGDEIVYVAQVPSRHAVRMFTEVGRRVLPHSTGVGKALLANHPPEEVRALLGRTGMPAATEKTITDPDRFLDALAEVRRLGYAVDDNEQEIGVRCFAVPVPNSPTSAAISISGPTGRVTEASTDKIVPVLQDVAAQLSVALANQTPA; encoded by the coding sequence GTGCCGCCGTCCAGCGCCAGCACCTCCGCCGCCGAAGCCAAGCCCGCAGGCGCCAGCGGCGGCGTCCAGTCCCTTGAGCGCGCCTTCGACCTCCTGGAGCGGATGGCCGACGCGGGGGGCGAGGTCGGGCTGAGCGAGCTGTCCACCAGCAGCGGACTGCCGCTCCCCACCATCCACCGCCTGATGCGCACGCTCGTCGCCTGCGGCTACGTCCGGCAGCAGCCCAACCGCCGGTACGCCCTCGGCCCGCGCCTGATCCGGCTCGGTGAGAGCGCCTCGCGGCTGCTGGGCACCTGGGCGCGCCCGTTCCTGGCCCGCCTGGTGGAGGAGACCGGCGAGACCGCCAACATGGCGCTCCTCGACGGCGACGAGATCGTCTACGTGGCCCAGGTCCCGTCCCGGCACGCGGTCCGCATGTTCACCGAGGTCGGCCGCCGGGTGCTGCCGCACTCCACGGGCGTCGGCAAGGCCCTGCTGGCCAACCACCCGCCGGAGGAGGTCCGCGCCCTGCTCGGCCGTACGGGCATGCCGGCCGCGACCGAGAAGACCATCACCGACCCGGACCGCTTCCTCGACGCGCTCGCCGAGGTCCGCCGGCTCGGCTACGCGGTCGACGACAACGAGCAGGAGATCGGCGTCCGCTGCTTCGCGGTCCCGGTGCCCAACTCCCCCACCTCGGCGGCCATCTCCATCTCGGGCCCGACGGGCCGGGTGACGGAGGCGTCCACGGACAAGATCGTGCCGGTGCTCCAGGACGTCGCGGCGCAGCTGTCGGTGGCGCTCGCCAACCAGACGCCGGCGTAA
- a CDS encoding DUF5955 family protein, producing MTGVGVDPRIQELRGAVARLRRQLAVLPGELPDRAAADDELAALDAMMSHGMPEVPRLRRSLLLIAGAVGSVSALSPALTEVRERIDRFGRLPRGR from the coding sequence GTGACCGGGGTCGGCGTGGACCCGCGGATCCAGGAGCTGCGGGGGGCGGTGGCCCGGCTGCGCCGCCAACTTGCCGTGCTGCCCGGGGAGTTACCGGACCGTGCCGCCGCCGATGACGAACTGGCCGCTCTGGACGCGATGATGAGCCACGGGATGCCGGAGGTGCCGCGATTGCGCCGCTCGCTGCTGCTGATCGCCGGGGCGGTCGGCTCGGTGAGCGCGCTGTCGCCCGCGCTGACCGAGGTCCGCGAGCGGATCGACCGGTTCGGCCGGCTGCCGAGGGGGCGCTGA
- a CDS encoding serine/threonine-protein kinase, whose product MVNSVEPSGIFQPLEGDDPRAIAGYRLTARLGSGGMGKVYLSYTPGGRPVAIKVIRPEFSEDPEFRRRFTQEAHAAQRVQGLFTAPVIDSDTDGATPWLATAYVPGPSLAEAVAAHGQLPVSTVLLLVAGVAEALQVIHRAGIVHRDLKPSNVLLAADGPRVIDFGIARAADAPSLTGSGVTVGTPAFMAPEQAAGTSITPAADVFALGQVAAYAATGTPAFGKGTAHGVLYRIVHEEPDLSRIPHEIRELVGRCLTKDVAGRPSVAEVIALCAAASGQTQLRRPEHWLPTAVAADLATRAAAPAPEAPAAGVATHPAQPPAPPAAPVPTALDHPRTPQPGFGAAASAPSAGASAPRPPKKKRRAPAVALVLAGALAVAAAGGGAVYVVMKSDGRTKTGQAADHKPKTVTGTPAPTDSPSGGDTGSDTPQSPQEDPQPVDTEGIDLPHGYYLSFADDPVTPKNTHAEEADAALDGNDNSDGGIHAPDEKLVLLRPGQQGTLDTCRSETRFTSRVDIGLLTEGSQMCLTTSSGTIALITFQGRSADSDPSSYVTLDVRVWRDAVAPQQGS is encoded by the coding sequence GTGGTGAACAGCGTGGAGCCGTCCGGGATCTTCCAGCCGCTGGAGGGCGACGACCCGCGGGCGATCGCGGGCTACCGCCTCACGGCGAGGCTCGGCTCCGGCGGGATGGGCAAGGTCTATCTCTCCTACACGCCCGGCGGGCGCCCGGTGGCCATCAAGGTGATCCGGCCCGAGTTCAGCGAAGACCCTGAGTTCCGCCGCCGGTTCACGCAGGAGGCGCACGCCGCGCAGCGCGTCCAGGGGCTGTTCACCGCCCCGGTCATCGACAGCGACACCGACGGCGCCACGCCCTGGCTCGCCACCGCCTACGTCCCTGGCCCCTCGCTCGCCGAGGCCGTCGCGGCACACGGCCAACTCCCGGTCTCCACCGTGCTGTTGCTGGTCGCCGGGGTCGCCGAGGCGCTCCAGGTCATCCACCGCGCGGGCATCGTCCACCGCGACCTGAAGCCGTCCAACGTCCTGCTGGCCGCCGACGGCCCGCGGGTCATCGACTTCGGGATCGCCCGCGCCGCCGACGCCCCCTCCCTGACCGGCAGCGGGGTCACCGTCGGCACCCCCGCCTTCATGGCGCCGGAACAGGCGGCGGGCACCTCGATCACGCCCGCCGCCGACGTCTTCGCGCTCGGCCAGGTCGCGGCGTACGCGGCCACCGGCACCCCGGCCTTCGGCAAGGGCACCGCGCACGGAGTCCTCTACCGCATCGTCCATGAGGAGCCCGACCTCTCCCGAATCCCCCACGAAATACGGGAGTTGGTGGGCCGCTGTCTGACCAAGGACGTGGCCGGCCGGCCGTCCGTCGCCGAGGTCATCGCGCTCTGCGCCGCCGCCTCCGGTCAGACCCAGCTGCGCCGCCCGGAGCACTGGCTGCCCACCGCCGTCGCCGCCGACCTCGCCACCCGTGCCGCCGCCCCGGCCCCGGAGGCCCCCGCGGCCGGCGTCGCGACGCACCCGGCGCAGCCGCCGGCCCCGCCCGCCGCCCCGGTGCCGACCGCGCTGGACCACCCCCGCACCCCGCAGCCCGGTTTCGGAGCGGCGGCGTCCGCCCCGTCCGCCGGCGCGTCGGCTCCCCGGCCTCCCAAGAAGAAGCGCAGGGCGCCAGCCGTGGCGCTGGTGCTGGCCGGCGCGCTGGCCGTCGCGGCCGCGGGCGGCGGCGCGGTCTACGTCGTGATGAAGAGCGACGGCCGGACGAAGACCGGCCAGGCCGCCGACCACAAGCCGAAGACCGTCACCGGAACGCCGGCTCCCACCGACTCCCCGAGCGGCGGCGACACCGGATCCGACACCCCTCAGTCGCCGCAGGAGGATCCGCAGCCGGTCGACACCGAGGGCATCGACCTGCCCCACGGTTACTACCTGTCCTTCGCCGACGACCCCGTCACGCCGAAGAACACGCACGCCGAGGAGGCCGACGCCGCGCTCGACGGGAACGACAACTCGGACGGCGGCATCCATGCTCCTGACGAAAAGCTGGTGCTGCTCAGACCAGGCCAGCAGGGCACGCTCGACACGTGCCGCAGCGAGACCCGCTTCACCTCGCGTGTGGACATCGGTCTGCTCACCGAGGGCTCGCAGATGTGCCTGACCACCAGCAGCGGCACAATCGCGCTGATCACGTTCCAGGGCAGGTCGGCGGACTCGGACCCGAGCAGCTATGTGACCCTCGACGTCCGGGTCTGGCGCGACGCGGTGGCTCCGCAACAGGGTTCCTGA
- a CDS encoding nucleotidyltransferase family protein, with translation MAGLLLAAGGGRRLGGRPKALLDHRGRLLVEHAAGVLRDGGCDPVHIVLGAAADAVRERADLAGYGTSVNPDWAQGMGSSLRVGLAALAGSGADAVVVSLVDQPGIGAAAVARVVAAYEGRDSLAAAAYGGGRGHPVLFGAARWADIAASAEGDRGARAYLRRHAAAITLVECGDVAEAYDIDTPEDLRRLE, from the coding sequence GTGGCCGGGCTGCTGCTCGCCGCGGGCGGCGGACGGCGGCTGGGGGGACGGCCCAAGGCACTGCTCGACCACCGAGGACGCCTACTGGTCGAGCACGCCGCGGGGGTACTGCGGGACGGCGGCTGCGACCCGGTGCACATCGTGCTCGGCGCGGCCGCCGACGCGGTCCGCGAGCGGGCCGATCTGGCGGGGTACGGGACCTCGGTGAACCCGGACTGGGCACAGGGCATGGGCTCCTCGCTCCGGGTGGGCCTGGCCGCGCTGGCCGGTTCGGGGGCGGACGCGGTCGTGGTGTCGCTGGTCGACCAACCGGGCATCGGCGCCGCGGCGGTGGCCCGGGTGGTGGCCGCGTACGAGGGGCGGGACTCGCTGGCCGCGGCGGCGTACGGGGGCGGGCGGGGGCATCCGGTGCTGTTCGGCGCCGCGCGGTGGGCGGACATCGCGGCGAGCGCGGAGGGCGATCGCGGCGCGCGGGCCTATCTCCGGCGGCACGCCGCCGCGATCACACTCGTCGAGTGCGGGGACGTGGCCGAGGCGTACGACATCGACACGCCGGAGGATCTGCGGCGGCTCGAATAG
- the aceB gene encoding malate synthase A: protein MSAPAPSPLAIVEVDPAHTPERQGEVLTEAALAFVAELHRRFTPRRDELLARRAERRADIARTSTLDFLPETARIRADDSWRVAAAPAALNDRRVEITGPTDRKMTINALNSGARVWLADFEDASAPTWENVVTGQLNLIDAYERRIDFTDARTGKSYALKPAEELATVVMRPRGWHLEERHLQFEGRPVPGALVDFGLYFFHNAQRLLDLGKGPYFYLPKTESYLEARLWNEIFVFAQDYVGIPQGTIRATVLIETITAAYEMEEILYELRDHASGLNAGRWDYLFSIVKNFRDGGARFVLPDRNAVTMTAPFMRAYTELLVRTCHKRGAHAIGGMAAFIPNRRDPEANEKALTKVKNDKDREAGDGFDGSWVAHPDLVPVARASFDAVLGERPHQKDRLREDVTVAAADLIAIDSLDARPTYQGLVDAVQVGTRYIEAWLRGLGAVAIFGLMEDAATAEISRSQIWQWVDAGVVFQDGEHAGTKATADLVRRIAADELAAIRTELGDEAFTTGKWQQAHDLLLKVSLDADYADFLTLPAYELLG from the coding sequence ATGTCCGCACCAGCGCCGTCCCCGCTGGCCATTGTCGAAGTCGACCCCGCGCACACCCCGGAACGGCAGGGCGAGGTCCTCACCGAGGCCGCACTCGCCTTCGTCGCCGAGCTGCACCGGCGGTTCACCCCGCGCCGCGACGAACTGCTCGCCCGCCGCGCCGAGCGCCGCGCCGACATCGCCCGGACCAGCACGCTGGACTTCCTCCCGGAGACCGCGCGGATCCGCGCCGACGACAGCTGGCGGGTCGCCGCGGCCCCCGCCGCCCTCAACGACCGCCGGGTCGAGATCACCGGCCCCACCGACCGCAAGATGACCATCAACGCGCTCAACTCCGGCGCCAGGGTCTGGCTCGCGGACTTCGAGGACGCGTCCGCCCCCACCTGGGAGAACGTCGTCACCGGCCAGCTCAACCTGATCGACGCCTACGAGCGCCGGATCGACTTCACCGACGCCCGCACCGGCAAGTCGTACGCGCTCAAGCCGGCCGAGGAACTCGCCACCGTCGTGATGCGGCCCCGCGGCTGGCACCTGGAGGAGCGCCACCTGCAGTTCGAGGGCCGCCCGGTCCCCGGCGCACTGGTCGACTTCGGCCTCTACTTCTTCCACAACGCGCAGCGCCTGCTGGACCTCGGCAAGGGCCCCTACTTCTACCTGCCGAAGACCGAGTCGTACCTGGAGGCGCGCCTCTGGAACGAGATCTTCGTCTTCGCCCAGGACTACGTCGGCATCCCGCAGGGCACCATCCGCGCCACCGTCCTGATCGAGACCATCACCGCCGCGTACGAGATGGAGGAGATCCTCTACGAGCTGCGCGACCACGCCTCGGGCCTCAACGCCGGCCGCTGGGACTACCTCTTCTCCATCGTCAAGAACTTCCGCGACGGCGGCGCCAGGTTCGTCCTCCCCGACCGCAACGCGGTCACCATGACCGCCCCGTTCATGCGCGCCTACACCGAACTGCTGGTCCGCACCTGCCACAAGCGCGGCGCCCACGCCATCGGCGGCATGGCGGCGTTCATCCCCAACCGACGCGACCCCGAGGCCAACGAGAAGGCCCTCACCAAGGTCAAGAACGACAAGGACCGGGAGGCCGGCGACGGCTTCGACGGCTCCTGGGTCGCCCACCCCGACCTGGTGCCGGTCGCCCGCGCCTCCTTCGACGCGGTCCTCGGCGAGCGGCCCCACCAGAAGGACCGCCTCCGCGAGGACGTCACGGTGGCCGCCGCCGACCTCATCGCCATCGACTCCCTCGACGCCCGGCCCACCTACCAGGGCCTGGTCGACGCCGTCCAGGTCGGCACCCGCTACATCGAGGCGTGGCTGCGCGGCCTCGGCGCCGTCGCCATCTTCGGCCTGATGGAGGACGCCGCCACCGCCGAGATCTCCCGCTCCCAGATCTGGCAGTGGGTCGACGCCGGCGTCGTCTTCCAGGACGGCGAGCACGCCGGCACCAAGGCCACCGCCGACCTCGTCCGCCGCATCGCCGCCGACGAACTCGCCGCGATCCGCACCGAGTTGGGCGACGAAGCCTTCACCACCGGCAAGTGGCAGCAGGCTCACGACCTCCTCCTGAAGGTCTCCCTGGACGCCGACTACGCCGACTTCCTGACCCTGCCGGCCTACGAGCTGCTGGGCTGA